The following proteins come from a genomic window of Varunaivibrio sulfuroxidans:
- a CDS encoding extracellular solute-binding protein yields MIALRSLRRALAGCAFIASASTLQGLALANEPIVNLYSYRQPFLMQPLLDAFSAQTGIKVNVAYAKKGLVQRLKAEGVNSPADVVLSADITRAQEIKDAGLARAIPENVITANIPAAYRDPEGYWVGLTSRARVIYASKTRVKPGEIRTYEDLATARFKGRVCTRSGKHEYNVSLLASIISAVGEEKALRWLKGLKANLARRPQGNDRAQVRAIKEGECDVAIGNSYYFGKMATNEKHPEQKQWAEAVHIVFPNQPQAGTPENSPLGRGAHINISAAILTKSSKNRENALRLISFLSDSQAQRIYAAQNFEYPLKPGVALDPLVASWGRFKADTANLTNIVRYRDRATRMMDLVDFDH; encoded by the coding sequence ATGATCGCTCTTCGCTCCCTACGCCGCGCTCTCGCCGGCTGCGCGTTCATCGCAAGCGCCTCGACGCTCCAGGGGTTAGCCCTAGCCAACGAGCCCATCGTTAATTTGTACTCGTATCGTCAACCTTTTTTGATGCAACCCCTGCTCGACGCTTTCAGCGCGCAAACGGGCATTAAAGTCAACGTGGCCTACGCCAAGAAAGGGCTTGTACAGCGCTTGAAGGCCGAAGGCGTCAACAGTCCCGCCGACGTCGTTCTCAGCGCCGACATCACGCGCGCGCAAGAAATCAAGGACGCCGGCCTGGCGCGCGCAATTCCCGAAAACGTCATCACCGCGAACATTCCCGCCGCCTATCGTGACCCCGAAGGCTACTGGGTCGGCCTGACGTCGCGCGCGCGCGTCATTTACGCTTCGAAGACACGCGTCAAACCCGGCGAAATACGAACTTACGAGGACCTCGCAACGGCCCGTTTCAAAGGACGTGTGTGCACACGCTCGGGCAAGCATGAGTACAACGTCTCCTTACTCGCCTCGATAATTTCCGCCGTCGGCGAGGAAAAAGCCCTTCGCTGGCTGAAAGGACTTAAGGCCAATTTGGCGCGCCGTCCTCAAGGCAACGATCGCGCTCAAGTTCGCGCGATCAAGGAAGGCGAATGCGACGTCGCCATCGGCAACAGCTACTATTTCGGCAAGATGGCCACCAACGAAAAACATCCCGAGCAAAAACAATGGGCCGAGGCCGTTCACATCGTTTTCCCCAACCAACCTCAAGCGGGAACGCCCGAAAACAGCCCCCTGGGCCGAGGCGCGCATATCAACATCAGCGCGGCGATCCTCACCAAAAGCTCGAAAAACAGAGAAAATGCGCTGCGCCTGATCTCTTTCCTCAGTGACAGTCAGGCACAACGCATATACGCGGCGCAAAATTTCGAATATCCCCTAAAACCCGGCGTCGCCTTGGATCCGTTGGTCGCCTCATGGGGAAGGTTCAAGGCCGATACCGCCAACTTGACCAACATCGTCCGCTACCGCGATCGGGCCACCCGAATGATGGATCTCGTGGATTTCGATCATTGA
- a CDS encoding ABC transporter permease, with protein sequence MTPISSTSDAASWKPPRRPISWAVATGIAALLAITPIAAVLALGLAPTAGIWTHLASTVLPRYIWTTLTLTVAVGLGTSLIGTAAAWLTSMCVFPLKRIYEWALLLPMAVPAYIVAYVYTDLLEYSGPVQRTLRALFGWTTRADYVFFEIRSLGGAIATMSLVLYPYVYLLARAAFLEQSLCVLEASRTLGRGPWSGFFRVALPLARPAIVVGVSLAMMETLNDYGVVDYFAVATFTSGIFDVWLNMNSPSGAAQLAGLLLLFVATLLYLERRSRRRRRFHGATTKKKMSSEYALSGWRAWGASLFCATPVILGFIIPAVVLGRYALGQIDAIAWNAFLRAALNSLVLSGGAALACVALGALMAYGMRLNTSIWSSALTRLAVLGYGVPGAVLALGTVVALGWLDASADSFARGAFGVSTGLIFSGTALAVIYAYTTRFLSLSFGAFEAGLGKITPNMDGAARTLGKTPAQTFRRVHLPLIGGSALTAAMLVFVDCMKELPMTLILRPFNFETLATYVHQYASDEMLAEAAPGALAIVAAGIVPVIVMSLAITRVRLRPLRDGVFSS encoded by the coding sequence TTGACTCCAATTTCCTCCACCTCCGACGCGGCGTCCTGGAAACCTCCGCGGCGGCCCATTTCATGGGCCGTCGCAACGGGTATCGCCGCCCTTCTCGCCATCACGCCCATCGCGGCCGTGCTCGCCTTGGGGCTCGCGCCAACGGCGGGCATTTGGACGCATCTCGCAAGCACCGTCCTGCCGCGCTATATTTGGACCACGTTGACCCTGACGGTTGCGGTCGGTTTGGGCACGAGCCTTATCGGCACAGCGGCGGCCTGGTTAACCAGCATGTGCGTTTTTCCCCTCAAACGAATCTACGAATGGGCCCTATTGCTGCCGATGGCGGTCCCCGCGTATATCGTCGCCTATGTCTACACCGACCTTCTAGAATATTCGGGTCCAGTTCAGCGCACCCTACGCGCCCTATTCGGATGGACGACGCGCGCCGACTATGTTTTTTTTGAAATTCGCTCCCTGGGCGGCGCGATCGCGACGATGAGCTTGGTTCTTTATCCATACGTCTATCTTTTGGCGCGCGCCGCATTTCTCGAACAATCGCTTTGCGTCCTCGAAGCGTCCCGCACTCTGGGTCGAGGCCCGTGGAGCGGTTTTTTCCGCGTCGCGCTTCCCCTGGCGCGCCCGGCCATCGTCGTCGGCGTCAGTTTGGCGATGATGGAAACACTTAACGACTACGGTGTTGTAGACTATTTCGCCGTCGCGACATTCACCTCCGGTATTTTCGATGTTTGGCTGAACATGAACAGCCCGTCGGGCGCCGCCCAACTGGCCGGTCTTCTTCTGCTGTTCGTCGCCACGCTGCTGTATTTGGAGCGTCGCAGCCGGCGACGGCGGCGCTTTCACGGCGCCACGACAAAAAAGAAAATGTCATCCGAATACGCGCTATCCGGTTGGCGGGCCTGGGGCGCCAGCCTCTTTTGCGCCACGCCGGTCATCTTGGGCTTCATCATTCCCGCCGTCGTGCTTGGACGCTATGCCCTCGGGCAAATCGACGCCATCGCCTGGAACGCTTTTTTACGCGCCGCGCTAAACAGCCTCGTCCTATCGGGCGGCGCGGCGTTGGCGTGTGTCGCGCTCGGCGCGCTGATGGCCTATGGGATGCGCCTGAACACGTCGATCTGGAGCTCCGCGTTGACGCGATTGGCCGTCCTAGGCTATGGCGTTCCCGGCGCCGTTCTCGCCCTGGGCACCGTCGTCGCCCTCGGTTGGCTCGACGCTTCGGCGGACAGTTTCGCACGCGGCGCCTTCGGCGTTTCGACCGGATTGATATTCAGCGGCACGGCCCTCGCCGTCATCTACGCTTACACGACGCGTTTCCTATCTCTTTCTTTCGGCGCGTTCGAGGCCGGGTTGGGAAAAATCACGCCCAACATGGACGGCGCGGCGCGAACCTTGGGTAAAACTCCGGCGCAAACTTTCCGCCGGGTTCACCTGCCGTTGATCGGAGGCAGCGCGCTCACCGCGGCGATGCTGGTGTTCGTCGATTGCATGAAGGAACTTCCGATGACCTTGATCTTGCGCCCCTTCAATTTCGAAACCCTGGCCACTTATGTCCACCAATACGCCAGCGACGAAATGTTGGCCGAGGCCGCTCCCGGCGCGTTGGCGATCGTCGCCGCCGGAATTGTTCCGGTAATCGTCATGAGCCTGGCGATTACCCGGGTCCGGCTCCGACCTCTACGGGATGGAGTCTTCTCGTCATGA
- a CDS encoding ABC transporter ATP-binding protein, with protein sequence MTPNPPFGGLSMDRIAHGFARHPVLKDVSLTVEGGKVACLLGPSGCGKTTLLRLAAGLEPIQHGCIAIGGRIVADGDRGHEMPPEKRGVGLMFQDYALFPHLNIFENIAFGLSSRGREKRREWIAEALTRTGLAAHANSYPHMLSGGQQQRVALLRALAPNPRVLLLDEPFSGLDVTRRVQIREETRNLLKATGVATLMVTHDPEEAMFMGDHIVVMNDGRIIQDGTPAQIYLQPNAPFVAALFGPMNAFTAAVRNGVVATPLGDVAAGTLENGSPAQVLIRPEGISVFDHKSPPGHAATGAARARVLSARLLGRSAHLHLTLENIEGDAPIVQARVDSVFAPEENTLVTLRADPRQAFVFPLLS encoded by the coding sequence ATGACGCCCAACCCACCGTTCGGCGGTTTGTCCATGGACCGTATCGCGCACGGCTTCGCGCGCCACCCCGTGCTGAAAGACGTTTCCCTGACGGTCGAAGGCGGCAAGGTCGCCTGTCTGCTCGGCCCTTCGGGTTGCGGCAAAACGACCCTCTTGCGCCTGGCCGCCGGACTGGAACCGATCCAGCACGGATGCATAGCGATCGGCGGGCGCATCGTGGCCGACGGAGATCGCGGCCATGAGATGCCTCCTGAAAAACGCGGCGTCGGCTTGATGTTTCAAGATTACGCCCTCTTCCCTCACCTCAATATTTTTGAGAACATCGCCTTTGGGCTGTCTTCCAGAGGGCGAGAGAAACGCCGCGAATGGATCGCCGAAGCGTTGACGAGAACGGGCTTGGCCGCCCACGCCAATAGCTACCCGCACATGCTTTCCGGCGGCCAACAGCAACGCGTCGCCTTACTGCGCGCATTGGCGCCGAATCCGAGGGTGCTCCTGTTGGACGAGCCGTTCTCGGGGCTCGACGTTACGCGGCGCGTTCAAATTCGCGAAGAAACGCGAAACCTACTCAAAGCGACCGGCGTCGCCACCCTCATGGTTACGCACGACCCCGAGGAAGCCATGTTTATGGGCGATCATATCGTCGTGATGAACGACGGTCGGATCATCCAAGACGGAACCCCGGCGCAAATTTACCTTCAGCCGAACGCCCCTTTCGTCGCCGCCCTGTTCGGACCCATGAACGCGTTCACCGCCGCCGTTCGAAACGGCGTCGTCGCGACGCCCCTGGGCGACGTCGCCGCGGGAACATTGGAAAACGGAAGTCCCGCCCAGGTGCTGATTCGTCCCGAGGGGATCTCCGTCTTCGATCATAAATCCCCCCCGGGGCATGCCGCCACGGGAGCCGCGCGTGCGCGCGTTCTTTCGGCGCGCCTCCTCGGGCGGTCCGCCCATTTGCATCTGACGTTAGAGAACATCGAGGGAGACGCGCCGATCGTCCAAGCACGTGTCGATAGCGTTTTCGCGCCCGAGGAAAACACTCTCGTCACGCTGCGCGCCGATCCACGGCAAGCTTTTGTATTTCCTCTCCTCTCCTGA
- a CDS encoding flagellar hook-basal body complex protein, producing MAVYGAFSISTLGMMSQTYALNTIGQNIANVNTGGYKETDTRFQTVLGRTIQEQSDIGGVHPKDVQLISKQGTVTASAEATDVAISGRGFLVLNTKADGSGQTLYGRDGSLEARAVNDITVTGPGGTPLTTKDGYLTDKNGYFVMGWANQAGTYATTAKPTGLRVDQFAFLNQFQATTNAYLGLNIPAGDAVGDSHVYDMSVYDSAGALQSNQLNFTKTAANQWQVTSTTSQTPTAQIDTVTMAGTPGDAGDTYTTTVNGSSVTYTTTGGEASLDVIRDALVAKINADPTLSTTVTAAAGGTGQITLTAKSAGQSFTSTASAANGGGFADNTAASATTTANVPTTQTSTPTAITFNSDGTVNTPKAIALALSFNGGGTANVSLDISKVTQYFGQFVPLSYTKDGYGSANMKNYTFDENGQLVGTFDDSTHRPVYKLALGVFSNPNALERKNGNVFVETPDSGPVVTTTANADGYATFTPNARELSNVDMGQQFTRMMLTQTAYNASSTVFKTTDEMLTVARDLKR from the coding sequence ATGGCCGTATACGGCGCCTTTTCGATCAGCACCTTAGGGATGATGAGCCAAACCTACGCCTTGAACACGATTGGACAGAACATCGCCAACGTGAATACCGGCGGCTACAAGGAAACGGACACCCGCTTTCAAACCGTTCTCGGACGCACCATACAAGAACAGTCCGACATCGGCGGCGTCCACCCCAAGGACGTCCAGCTGATCTCCAAGCAAGGCACCGTTACCGCCAGCGCGGAAGCCACGGATGTCGCCATTTCCGGGCGCGGGTTTCTCGTTCTCAACACCAAGGCGGACGGCTCCGGTCAAACACTCTATGGCCGTGACGGTTCGTTGGAGGCGCGCGCCGTCAACGACATCACCGTGACCGGCCCCGGCGGCACTCCGTTGACCACCAAGGATGGTTACCTGACCGATAAAAACGGTTATTTCGTCATGGGTTGGGCGAACCAAGCCGGAACCTACGCCACCACCGCGAAACCAACGGGACTGCGTGTCGATCAGTTCGCCTTCCTCAATCAATTTCAGGCCACGACAAACGCCTATCTGGGACTGAACATTCCGGCCGGCGACGCCGTCGGCGACAGCCACGTCTACGACATGTCGGTATACGATTCCGCCGGCGCCTTGCAATCGAACCAGTTGAATTTCACCAAAACCGCCGCCAATCAGTGGCAGGTCACCTCGACCACCTCGCAAACCCCGACCGCCCAAATCGACACCGTCACCATGGCGGGCACCCCCGGCGACGCCGGCGATACCTACACCACCACCGTCAACGGCAGTTCGGTGACCTACACCACCACCGGCGGCGAGGCGTCGCTGGACGTCATTCGCGACGCCCTGGTCGCCAAGATCAACGCCGATCCCACCTTGAGCACCACCGTCACCGCCGCCGCCGGGGGAACGGGGCAAATCACCTTGACGGCGAAAAGCGCAGGGCAATCTTTCACCTCGACCGCCAGCGCCGCCAACGGCGGGGGCTTCGCCGACAACACCGCCGCCAGCGCCACCACCACGGCCAACGTGCCGACCACCCAAACCTCGACGCCGACCGCCATTACTTTCAACAGCGACGGCACCGTCAACACGCCCAAAGCAATCGCCCTGGCGCTGTCGTTCAACGGCGGCGGCACGGCGAACGTGTCTCTCGACATCAGCAAGGTGACGCAATATTTCGGCCAATTCGTCCCTCTTAGTTACACCAAGGATGGTTATGGCAGCGCCAACATGAAAAACTACACCTTCGACGAGAACGGCCAACTCGTCGGTACTTTCGACGACAGCACGCATCGCCCCGTATACAAATTGGCCCTCGGCGTCTTCTCCAACCCCAACGCCCTTGAGCGCAAGAACGGCAACGTTTTCGTCGAAACACCCGATTCCGGACCCGTCGTGACGACAACGGCCAACGCCGATGGCTATGCGACGTTCACACCGAACGCCCGCGAATTGTCCAACGTGGATATGGGGCAGCAATTTACCCGCATGATGCTGACCCAAACGGCGTATAATGCCTCCTCGACGGTTTTCAAAACCACCGATGAAATGCTGACGGTGGCGCGGGACTTGAAGCGCTAG
- a CDS encoding flagellar basal body P-ring protein FlgI, with protein sequence MASMLGAPFAEASSRIKDIVQFESVRDNMLVGYGLVVGLDGTGDSLKDGQFTKQSLQSMLNRLGVKPTAAGLDSKNVAAVMVTATMPPFSRRGARIDVTVSALGDSKSLLGGTLLVTPLLGADGAVYAVAQGQLAVGGFAAAGAGQTVTKGVPTSGRIASGAIIEREVGFKLNSLKQVKLNLRNPDFTTSRRISQAINAFLGTAAAHPTDPSTVDIDVPKAYAKNVVGLLTDIEQLRIQPDQQARVVIDEQTGTIVMGENVRLSTVAIAQGNLTVRITETPQVSQPGPFAQAGTTTTVPRTTIAVSQGKDKKMAVLPNGVTLQDLVNGLNALGIGPRDLITILQAVKAAGALQAKIEVM encoded by the coding sequence ATGGCTTCGATGCTGGGCGCGCCTTTTGCCGAGGCATCTTCACGGATCAAGGATATCGTTCAATTTGAAAGCGTGCGCGACAATATGCTGGTCGGCTATGGCCTGGTCGTCGGTCTAGACGGCACGGGAGATTCCCTGAAAGACGGTCAATTCACCAAACAGAGCCTGCAATCGATGCTGAACCGCCTCGGCGTCAAACCGACGGCGGCGGGTCTGGATTCCAAGAATGTCGCCGCCGTGATGGTGACGGCGACGATGCCCCCCTTTTCCCGGCGCGGCGCGCGGATCGACGTCACGGTAAGCGCGCTTGGCGATTCCAAAAGTTTGCTGGGCGGCACCTTACTGGTCACCCCGCTGCTGGGCGCCGACGGCGCGGTTTACGCCGTCGCCCAGGGCCAACTCGCGGTTGGCGGGTTTGCCGCCGCCGGGGCCGGACAAACCGTCACCAAAGGGGTCCCGACGAGTGGACGGATCGCCAGCGGGGCGATCATCGAACGGGAGGTCGGCTTTAAGCTCAACTCCCTAAAGCAAGTCAAATTGAACTTGCGTAATCCGGATTTCACCACGTCGCGGCGGATCTCCCAGGCGATCAACGCCTTCCTCGGCACCGCCGCCGCCCATCCCACGGATCCCAGCACCGTCGATATCGACGTTCCCAAGGCCTACGCCAAGAACGTCGTCGGCCTGTTGACCGATATCGAACAGCTGCGCATTCAACCCGACCAACAGGCCCGGGTCGTGATCGACGAGCAAACCGGCACCATCGTGATGGGCGAGAACGTCCGCCTGTCCACCGTCGCCATCGCCCAAGGCAACCTCACGGTGCGCATCACCGAGACCCCCCAGGTTTCCCAGCCCGGCCCCTTCGCCCAGGCGGGAACCACCACCACCGTACCGCGCACCACCATCGCCGTAAGCCAAGGCAAGGACAAGAAGATGGCGGTGTTGCCCAATGGCGTCACCTTGCAGGATCTGGTCAACGGGCTCAACGCCTTGGGCATCGGTCCGCGCGACCTGATCACCATCTTGCAGGCGGTCAAGGCGGCCGGCGCGCTGCAAGCCAAAATCGAGGTGATGTGA
- a CDS encoding rod-binding protein, with protein sequence MGNVLFDTMAQNALSAGQAKGLPKIPKNADIHLMRQKAEDFEAVFIGQMLRPMFANLKTDGPFGGGPGEDMWRSLQVDEYGKAIAKSGGIGIADAVMRQMLKAQEAGQKTGHETTQEGK encoded by the coding sequence ATGGGCAACGTTCTTTTCGACACCATGGCGCAAAACGCCCTGAGCGCGGGACAGGCCAAGGGACTGCCCAAAATTCCCAAGAACGCCGATATCCACCTGATGCGCCAAAAGGCCGAGGATTTCGAGGCCGTCTTCATCGGCCAGATGCTCCGCCCGATGTTCGCCAACCTGAAGACGGACGGTCCCTTTGGCGGAGGGCCCGGCGAAGATATGTGGCGCTCGCTGCAGGTCGATGAATATGGCAAGGCGATTGCGAAGTCCGGCGGTATCGGCATCGCCGACGCCGTGATGCGCCAAATGCTGAAGGCTCAGGAAGCCGGACAAAAAACCGGACACGAAACCACGCAGGAGGGCAAATAA
- the flgK gene encoding flagellar hook-associated protein FlgK, whose amino-acid sequence MSGSLTLALRTAQSGLLTHQSALDAVANNVANVNTENYSRKIVNLEQRVVSGVGAGVQLSDVSRAVDEGLLKSMRLEQSTFNNYDAQKSYFARMQDMFGAPGDNTSIAQIMTDLGKATESLAQAPDQSLQQSEFVRQSEEAASKLKQMSDTVQELRLQADQEIGDAVNQINSISSQLVDLNNKIIRNSAIKSDVTDLRDQRDAKLDQLSKLVDISYFYRGGGDVVVFTKGGRTLVDNSSATVEHIAASNVAPTTTHAEGDFNPIYVGTKVAANDITNEIRDGRLKGLITLRDSTLPNLQSQIDAVAAQLRDSVNQIHNRGAPFPGMTEMNGTRAFIDPATQTIQLGNNSDVRITLFDNSGNQHNTTTLQAIMNSASYGGASQPLNGAWTVNSVAATVQDWLRANGAAGATAAVDANTGKLNINLNSTTYALGFRDEVNSAGTVPSPPGSTAADATIKFDANADGGVDQTVSGFSNFFGLNDYYVDKLSDNVWETNVMDPGYTSPKAATLKFYDTTTVPVSGAPLGTVAVAAGDSISTIASNINLANIGVTATAVPDGSGFRLRIAHNNGLNLAITQNVAGGDTFLNDVSMHSADVRVGQQLEVRSDIVQTPGKVTRGTMQWDASLGAAGEYFQSSADATSITSMAQMFATPTAFNAAGGLTATNGTFANQAAQIVAFNANLAAVNDSKHTYQKDLSDSLKNKSDTFRGVNLDEEMSNLMVFQQGYSASARVVSVIQKMFDVLDQIVK is encoded by the coding sequence ATGTCGGGAAGTCTGACTCTCGCCCTGAGAACGGCGCAAAGTGGATTGCTGACCCACCAGAGCGCCTTGGATGCGGTCGCCAACAACGTCGCCAACGTCAACACGGAAAATTATTCGCGCAAGATCGTCAATCTCGAACAGCGCGTGGTCTCCGGCGTCGGCGCCGGGGTGCAGTTGTCCGATGTTTCCCGCGCGGTCGATGAAGGCCTGCTTAAAAGCATGCGCCTGGAGCAGAGCACGTTTAACAATTACGACGCCCAGAAGAGCTATTTCGCGCGCATGCAGGACATGTTCGGCGCACCCGGCGACAACACCTCGATCGCCCAGATCATGACCGATTTGGGCAAGGCCACCGAGTCATTGGCTCAAGCGCCCGATCAAAGTTTGCAGCAAAGCGAGTTCGTCCGCCAGAGCGAGGAAGCCGCCTCCAAGCTCAAGCAAATGAGCGACACCGTCCAGGAGCTCCGTCTTCAGGCCGACCAGGAAATCGGCGATGCGGTCAATCAGATCAACTCGATCTCCAGCCAGTTGGTCGATCTGAACAACAAGATCATCCGCAATTCGGCGATCAAGAGCGATGTTACGGATTTGCGCGATCAGCGCGACGCCAAGCTCGATCAGCTTTCGAAGCTGGTCGATATTTCCTATTTCTACCGCGGCGGCGGCGATGTCGTGGTCTTCACCAAGGGCGGGCGCACCCTGGTCGATAACAGCTCGGCGACGGTCGAACACATCGCCGCCAGCAACGTCGCACCGACGACGACCCACGCCGAGGGCGATTTTAACCCGATTTACGTCGGCACCAAGGTCGCCGCCAACGATATCACCAATGAGATTCGCGACGGCCGCCTCAAGGGGCTGATCACGCTGCGCGATTCGACCCTGCCCAACCTGCAAAGCCAAATCGACGCCGTGGCCGCCCAACTACGCGACAGCGTCAACCAAATCCATAACCGGGGCGCCCCGTTCCCCGGCATGACCGAGATGAACGGCACCCGCGCCTTCATCGACCCGGCGACGCAAACGATTCAACTGGGCAACAACAGCGACGTACGCATCACCCTGTTCGATAATAGCGGCAATCAACATAACACGACGACCCTGCAGGCGATCATGAACTCGGCGTCCTACGGCGGCGCATCGCAGCCCCTGAACGGGGCATGGACGGTCAATTCCGTCGCCGCGACGGTACAAGACTGGCTGCGCGCCAACGGGGCGGCGGGAGCCACGGCGGCGGTTGACGCCAACACCGGAAAACTGAACATCAATCTGAATTCGACGACATATGCCTTGGGTTTTCGCGACGAGGTCAATTCCGCGGGCACCGTACCCTCGCCACCCGGCAGCACGGCGGCGGACGCCACCATCAAGTTCGACGCCAACGCCGACGGCGGTGTCGATCAGACGGTCAGCGGATTTTCCAATTTCTTCGGACTGAACGATTACTATGTCGATAAATTGTCCGATAACGTTTGGGAAACCAATGTGATGGACCCCGGCTACACCAGCCCCAAGGCAGCGACGCTGAAATTTTACGACACCACGACGGTGCCGGTGTCGGGCGCGCCGCTGGGCACGGTGGCGGTCGCCGCCGGAGACAGCATTTCGACCATCGCCAGCAACATCAACCTCGCCAATATCGGCGTGACGGCGACGGCGGTGCCCGACGGTTCGGGCTTCCGCCTACGCATCGCCCACAACAACGGTCTGAACTTGGCGATCACTCAGAATGTCGCCGGCGGCGATACGTTCTTGAACGACGTCTCCATGCATTCCGCCGACGTGCGTGTCGGTCAGCAACTTGAGGTGCGCTCCGACATCGTGCAAACCCCCGGCAAGGTTACGCGCGGAACCATGCAGTGGGACGCCTCGCTCGGCGCCGCCGGAGAATATTTTCAAAGCTCGGCCGACGCGACATCGATCACCTCTATGGCCCAGATGTTCGCCACGCCCACCGCGTTTAACGCCGCCGGCGGGCTCACCGCGACCAACGGGACGTTCGCCAATCAAGCCGCGCAAATTGTCGCGTTTAACGCCAACCTTGCGGCGGTCAACGATAGTAAGCATACTTATCAGAAGGATTTGAGCGACAGCCTGAAGAATAAGTCCGACACCTTTCGCGGCGTCAACTTGGACGAGGAAATGTCCAATTTGATGGTTTTTCAGCAAGGATATTCCGCCAGCGCCCGGGTGGTGTCGGTGATCCAGAAGATGTTCGACGTCCTCGATCAGATCGTTAAGTAG
- a CDS encoding flagellar biosynthesis regulator FlaF, translating to MNSPKKTSGYPGSGYGNVPNSGNPRYTEAWALIEAARRMSDAADKQTVDDKAARDLVRETLRLNWRLWTIFQTELSLEDDGAVPVEIRQNMLSLCNFVDKHTVETISSPHPEKVMVLVEINRNIASGLLDSIRNNPAPKEPQPQEAQAQEERNEPLPNGQSTGGDDAPKPTAKAKTPPLAAPLSFDEDI from the coding sequence ATGAACTCGCCTAAAAAAACTTCAGGTTATCCCGGTTCCGGTTACGGCAACGTGCCCAATAGCGGGAATCCCCGTTATACCGAGGCCTGGGCCCTGATCGAGGCCGCCCGGCGCATGTCCGACGCCGCCGATAAGCAGACGGTGGACGATAAGGCCGCCAGGGACCTCGTCCGCGAGACGTTGCGCTTAAATTGGCGATTGTGGACCATATTCCAAACCGAACTCAGCTTGGAAGACGACGGCGCCGTCCCCGTCGAAATTCGCCAGAACATGCTTTCATTGTGCAACTTCGTCGATAAACATACGGTCGAGACTATTTCCTCTCCGCACCCGGAAAAAGTCATGGTTTTGGTCGAGATCAACCGCAACATCGCCAGCGGACTTCTCGATTCGATTCGCAACAACCCGGCCCCCAAAGAACCTCAACCCCAGGAGGCCCAGGCCCAAGAGGAGCGGAACGAGCCCCTTCCCAACGGACAATCCACCGGAGGCGACGACGCGCCAAAACCTACGGCAAAAGCAAAAACGCCGCCGCTCGCGGCGCCGCTTTCTTTCGATGAGGACATCTGA